AGAGCTCTGTTTTCTTGGTTGAAAGTGTTGTGCTTCGcccttgatatttttatagaaGGGGAGAGGGCGGATGTTTCGGCCTGGGACTTGAAAGAAAAGGCGAGTGCTAGTTTTTTTGCACTCTCTGGGTTTCTTTCTTGGTGCTGTTTTTACTTTTTGACTCTTACATATTTTTCAGAATCTTGATCATTATCACGTGTTCCACGTTGCTGTTCAAAtcgtttttttaataaagaaatcaaagcaatatttatatttttagtaaaaaaaataaagctagcTGAAAGTTGATTTAatagatgtaaaaaataatttgaataaccaataaaaaataataatttaattaaataaaattatgatgaactTTTTACCAgttattatttgtaatatctATATTATATTACTTTGATGAGTTAAGTTATGTTAGATAatgtaaatattatatatggcttgatttttttgaacaccTGTATTTACAagcctttttataaaattatgataatcttatagaaatcaaatcaaaataaattatgtagcttattttttaattaaataaatattgaaggatagaattgaaaaataaatcaattaaaaaaacaagcaaaaaaataactagagtcaatctaaattaacttttcaaactcgtgataTAAATCATGAGATCAATATAatcccatagaaaaaaaatcaaaacaaattacaaaactcaattcataatcaatctaatattaaataataaaataaaaataatctgagTCAATTGAGGTTAACCTGCTATACGTATGACTCAAGCCATGAGGTTGAGATAACCTAgtagaaagcaaaaaaataaaaataaaattgattcaaCTTAAGTTAATCTATCAAACATGTGACTTAAGCCATTAGGTTGATATAACctagtaggaaaaaaaaaaacttattcaacTTAGGTTAATCTATCAAACATGTGACTCAAGTCATGATATTagaataaccccataaaaaactTATCAGAACAAATTGTGAagcataattttcaattaatcaaatattaaatgataaaattaaaaaataaaattcaatttagaaaaagaacTAAAACAAATGACTAAAGTTAACTCAGGTTACCCATCTAAACTTGTAACTCGAATCATGAAACtaagataatcttatagaaattaaatcaaaacaaaacatgaagCACAactctaaattaataaaattttaaatgataaatttttaaaaaaaaattaattaaaaaaatatgtaagctAATCAAGTTAATTAGCTAAACTCGAAACTCgagttttaaagttaaaataagtcgatagaaaataaattgaaacaaataataaaatgcagtatttaataaaaaaatactaaataattagaatgaaattaaaaaatatataaatattattaaaaaactatttaaataaatagtgATTCATAATAAGGTAAAAGTAAAACCTTTAGCATTTTGGTGATCAGCCGTCAATCATGATTCAACAAACGACAAAGAAATtacctgatttttttatttttattaatgctaAAATGATGCGTGTCAAAGATATTTCCAACAATACCTTTATTTAAAGCTTATTTTGCACGACAAGAGAAATTGAAGGGagggtattttaaaataatatgaataaagaATAACGATATAGTATAtcgattaatgttttttttttctaagaagtCTAACCCCAGAATATTTTTGGGAATGAGAGAAAAATGTATATTGGTGacaaacttttattatttttatatttgtgtgatctattttcaatttttttttataaatttcatttttaattttacttaagttgctaatttttttatttgaatatatgctgttattattattattattattcaataatttttacatCAAGAATCACTTCTTTGGTATGAAATAACAACAgacattaaaatagaaaaacatattaacaacttaaataaaaaaaaagtataaaaaccTAACGAAAAGATTGACACCAAATACACACTAAATACACAGAAATAGGATTCCATCATCCTCCCCGACATGTTaaagtttatattttctttaatctttatactaaaaatcaataatgaatCGGCACTTTGAAAGTTCAAGCTAAAATCAATAATTCCCTGCTAGCAACTTGAAGGAACAAGTAAAGAATATTAcatctgtttgtttttatattttaaaagtatttttaaaaatttattttttttttgttttgttttaaattaatatttttaataattttagattaatgtgtcaatattaaaagtaatttttaaaaaataaaaaatatattattttaatatatttaaattaaaaatagctTATTTTAAGGTAGAAgtcaagaaaaaatagaagaagaagaagaagttattTTGAGATAGAAgtcaagaaaaaatagaagaagaagaagattataattttgaaattcgGACCGGCCCAGCAGGTCGATCAGgaacccggccgacccgggcctAGAACCGGTCCGAGTCTAAGTAAAAACTTGATGAGGAGTTGACCCGGCAAAACCCGGGTAAACCCGGCTGAGACCTggcctctctgttttttttttaaatgtacatGGACGTGAAACCACGTCGTTTTGGActcttattttctatttctacattttctcagaaaccaaacTGAGGATATCAAAGAGCACAGGATTTCAAAGtaaatcatttaataaaaaatatcttcgcGGCAACAGAAAGAAATTGTAAAGCccttaaatttcaattcaaagaaaatgaaaagaagaaaaaatcataattttaaacaggcatgaaaaacatataaaatctcTTCACTTGGCACTTGCAAATCGAGATCCAATTCTTGAGATTCGCTCTCTACAGAATCACCACAACGTTCCTATCATCTATCATCTATGTATCCACTCAAAAGCCTTACCAGAGAGCTCACCTCAGCTGCcatattcacaaaaaaaagagctcattttttttttcttcacaacaACAGCAGCAGGGCACCCCTGCCTGAAAACGTGCTCCAGCGGCTTCTCCATCAAATGTGCCCTAATCTCGACCCTTATTCTTTCTTGGGGCTTGGGGTCCTTTGAATTCTTGTGGAGGATTTTTTTCGAGGCTTCCATTGGAGctagagagacagagagagagtgGGTGATTTGTGTTAAAATTTAACACTTGTTATTAACAGGCTGTTAATGTATATGAGAGGGgagttagaaaataaatagaGGGATAGATATACGCCACAGGAAAAAAGCGCCTCTCTCTGTCTCTGACTCTCTTTGGCTCCTTTTTTTTaggttgacccgggttaacccgGATCAACCCATTTAATCCATGATCTGATTATTAGATTGGATCGATTaccgggtcgggtttcaaaactatgaagAAGATTAAACTCGTAAAACTTGTTTGGTAGCCTTTATTTTTGACCAACCATGAGAAAAAACTTTAtggttaattaaataatttctgttttctttaaaaGGGCTTGATATATAATACAATTATGTGtgttttaaactttaattttatgaaagctaattttttttttttttttttatgaaaacatgttttttatttattttgcataaaaaaatctatttcacaataattttaataaaacaagtatttttttaaaaactacaattaaaaatattttttaaaaaattattttttaaaattacaatcacAAAAACACTATAATCATTCATCACACACACTTATTTTCGAACTGAAAAAGTGATTTCAATTTCGAAAAAACACGAGTGGTAAAATAAATGAAGCTGCTACAGGTACACAAATATTCTGACATATTGGTTTGATCTTTTCAAGCATTCCTTGGGAGGATggaaaacaaaaacctaaaagcTCAGGCAAAATAAGAGTCGATGGAACTACACAACTTTAATGCCTTCTCTCAATATAAgaactctatatatatatatatatatatatatatatatagagagagagagagagagagagagagagaacttgCATTAcactaaacaaaataattgaaaaggaaacttTAATCAAGAATATTAGACAGAAATAACTAGTTAACCCAAAGAAAAGTTCGGTATTCAACAATTCCTGTATGTAAAACAATACAAAGAAAATCAGCAAGGTCAATTTGGTGTTAAATTGCAAGAATCCCAGTAGAAATTAAGCAATGTTAATTATTCAACCGTTTCCTGCGAATCTCACTCTTGATTATGCATGGAGAGGGGACTATTGCTGTTGAAGCAGAGAGCTGGGGTAGGTTGCTTTGGTCGTCATGCTTGTATCGAACCATCATGGCCTTGTGTTGTTCCATGTCACGATCTTCGGCGTCTCCTTTTTGTGGTTGAATGCGTTGAACTGGGCTGCTAACACTTTCTTTAGCAGCTGACGGTGGACGAGGATAGAAGAAATCTGTAGGAAAGAAGTAATATTGAAGGCCAGCCATGAGAGCTCCAAATCTAGAACCAAGTTTGAACTTTTTCTGCGTGTGATTTCTTGTGTTCTTTAtgtgtatatatttatatggagAAGGGAAAGAAGAGTTGGTCCCTTGGCTTGAGCCTCAAGTCCTAGTCTTACACGGAGAATAGGTGTTTTATAGCAAGAAGGCTTCGAATCTTGATTGTTAATTTGACTTTGGGGAAACTAGAAGTAGAAGCTTCTTTCTTGCGCAGAACTTTATTGATTCCTGTTTCCTTTGAACCTTCTTTCTTCAATTAACTATATGctaaaagattttatatttttattattaaaactgCAGAAAATCTAGTTCTTGAGCATTCAATTATcctaattgaatatttttcttggattcctTTTATTCATAGTCATCTAGTCggataaaacaattttaatagtTAAATCATCCTCTCCATACTTTTAGATAAAAACTATTTAAGTCATCATTGTGTTTAAGAAGATAACacatgaaaaagataatttttatggttCAGATACCTTATTTATCTTATAATATTGTTTATAGCCGTAATCTCGTAGGCAAAATTCATTTGctatttctctaatttttttatttgaatattaaattaatttttctttaatattttcaaattattttaatatatttctaaaccataatattttaaaaaataatctctactTAACATCTCGTACATGTCCCGTACTTTTGGACACGGACTTTTCAAGACATCACTgcttttaattgataaatcattcgtgtgtgtgtaaaatcattatttaatgtttcacaaataaaaaaaaattgagtgttGTTATAGTTGGTATCAGTATGTTTATTTGTGTCATTCCTATTGTGTTTAAAACATGAATAGTATAGATTTTATACTGATTAATTTAgtgtaattttatagattttcttACAGCTTGGTATtggtatttaatttctttattgattgaaattggatttataaatttttttatcctcagactaaaataaaatgtaatataaatcttaaaaaatatataatatctttattttcttgatatatattgaatttgatatcacttaattttataattttattaaggaaaaaaacttaattgaaaaataataagagttcACATAATACAATTCCTGtactataataaaatattaaaaaacctgAAGGATCTTGATGTGGGTTGATTTAGTTCAAGAGataatcttcttgtttttttttctttaacatttcACTGAGAAATATTCAACGTgcattttaatttgaaacttatgATATGGGCTTTATattggtttaattaaaaatatttttttaataaatctatgttaatatcaatgttttagttttttctatctGCATACGTGGCAATAAAGGTCCAttaattttatgtattaattttctaatacatggaaaaatattaattattggttAAAATTAACACATAAGTACGTCATGCGTCTTAACCATAGAAAACAATTAGAATTGCATTTGAATTACATGTAGATTGATATATTGAATGATACTATGATTGATTGTGTGACTCCTATGTATCACGGGAGACTTGTgcgatatatttataaatatttaataaaaataaaataatataacaatgatactatttatttatttattaaaaacttagACTAAAGTTTGTCATGATTGGCCATTCAAAATCCATATTCGTTCATGACCTAAAGGAGTCTGGATTCTATGACTTGTGGATAATTGtcataagataataaaaaaaattattttaaaacaaaaaatttttaaaattttaatataacaatttAACAGCAACACAAAATAGGCTTTTAATCAAGTAAATGCCTGaaattttcaggaaaaaaatattaaaaaaactgtaATTATACTCTCTTTCCTCATATAATTATATGACTTAATTATGGATAATTGTCATAACATTAAATGATGAGTAAACTTATAAACCGGTTGACtattaaacttgtttgatttttattttatttttcaaaacacattattttattattattttttaaaaaattaaaataatattattttaaattaatttaatattattttaaattaattctcatGGACCGCATTTAgtttaatatttgtaatttttttgtagGCGGGCCCAGACGGGCATGTGCTTGATTGGGCAAATTTGCATTCCTAACTTGAGTCTAGCCCCAAGTAAACCGGTCTTAACAAACCTCTGGGCCAATTTGGTTTGCACCAACTGAGCCTAACAGCCACAGAATCCCTAGCCCATCTAAACTAGCCATCATAGACCCTAGCCCCCGAAGCCCcccaaaaccctaaccctataAATCCACATTTCCATCTCTAAACCCTTCCTCTCCTTTACAAGCGTCCGCCAAAACCCTAGAAACTGACACTCCCTCTCTACTAACATTGACCACCACCATGTCTGAAGTCGAGCTTTCTCGCtctgagaagaaaaaacacaagaaaaaaacccaagaaaccCAAACAGACGCTAACCCAACAACAGACACTGACAAAGATTTCATGATCAAGCCTCAAAACTTCACCCCAACGATCGACACTTCACAGTGGCCAATCCTTTTGAAAAACTATGACAGACTCAATGTAAGAACTGGACACTACACTCCACTTCCATCTGGTCACTCACCACTCAAGCGTCCACTTGCCGAATACATCAGGTATGGTATTATGAATCTTGATAAACCAGCAAACCCTTCTTCACATGAAGTTGTTGCTTGGATTAAGAGGATTTTACGTGTCGAAAAAACTGGTCATAGTGGCACATTAGACCCTAAAGTTACTGGTAATTTAATCGTTTGTATTGATAGAGCTACTAGACTTGTTAAATCTCAACAAGGTGCTGGAAAAGAGTATGTTTGTATTGCTAGATTGCATGATAAGGTTCCTGACGTTGCGAAAGTAGCGAGAGCGTTAGAGACACTTACTGGGGCGGTTTTTCAGAGGCCGCCCTTGATTTCTGCTGTTAAAAGACAGCTTAGGATTAGGACAATTTATGAGAGTAAGTTGTTGGAATATGATGCAGATAGGCATTTGGTTGTTTTTTGGATTTCGTGTGAGGCGGGGACTTATGTTAGGACTATGTGTGTGCATTTGGGGTTGATTCTTGGTGTTGGTGCGCATATGCAAGAGTTGAGGAGGGTGAGGTCAGGGATCTTAGGGGAGAAAGATAATATGGTTACTATGCATGATGTTATGGATGCTCAGTGGGTTTATGATAATTATCGTGATGAGAGTTACTTGAGGAGAGCTATTATGCCTCTTGAAGTGCTTTTGACCAGTTATAAGAGGTTAGTGGTTAAGGATTCTGCTGTGAATGCTATTTGTTATGGTGCTAAGTTGATGATTCCGGGGCTGTTGAGGTTCGAGAACGATATAGAGGCTGGTGAGGAAGTTGTGTTGATGACTACTAAGGGTGAGGCTGTTGCCCTGGGAATCGCGGAGATGACAACTGCTGTTATGGCTACTTGTGATCACGGTGTTGTGGCAAAGATTAAGAGGGTTGTGATGGATAGGGATACTTATCCGAGGAAATGGGGGTTGGGGCCAAGGGCTTCgataaagaagaagttgatttCCGAGGGGAAGTTGGATAAGCATGGGAAGCCAAATGAGAACACTCCTCATGAATGGATGAGAAATCTGGTTTTGCCTCCTGGCGGAGATTCTATGGTAGCTGgaattgctgctgctgctgctgaacCAGTTGTGAAGGAGATTGgtgaagaggagaagaagaaaaagaacaaggaTGGGGCAGATGGTGAGGGGCGCAAGCGCAAATTGAATGAAAGCTCTGATAGCCCTGCTGCCCAGGTTCCTGCTAAGAAAACTAAAACAGAAGTTGAAAATGAAGAGAGTGTCAAGGATAAGAAGGTGAAGGAAGAGCCTGTGGAGGGAAGTGATGAtgagaaaaaggagaagaagaagaagaaaaagaagagtaaAGAGGGTGGCGAGGCTGAAAAGGAAGTGCCAGTGGAGGGAAGTGAAgatgagaagaaagagaaaaagaagaaaaagaagagtaaGGAGGATGCTGAAGTGGgaaatttagaagaaaaggagaCTGAGAAgtctgagaagaaaaaaaagaagaaagacaaaggggctgaaGAGGCTGCAACCGTTGATAATGAAAAAGCTGATGGTGAGTCTGATAAAagtgagaagaagaagaagaagaaaaagaaggacaAAGATGGAGAAGAAGATTAGACAAGAAAGTCCTAAACGTTTTATTTTAAGGTAGTAGTTCCTAAATGACTGCTTTTGTTAACTTTACGGCATCTGAAGTACTGTTTGTAGTTTTTGTAATGTTTTCATGTAGTTTAAGCAGAAGCAATTTCCAAAACTGAGGTCTTGTACTGGATGTCTTTTTGGCTGTACAATTTTGCTTTATTCTCTACCGTGTGTTTAATAAATTGTTGTTCTCCTCCTTGGCAGTTcatgaaattgtttttgttaaattttgtgGCCGTGTTTTCTCATATGTAACATGtctgaatttttttcatgtttcccATTTTGTACATCTTTGGAAGGTTATGAACATGGGGATTTTGTGTGAAAAGGCTGTTGCATGGAGTAAGGGGGGTGGTTGGTTCAAATTTGATATGATACTGGCACAGAGATGCATGTTATTCTTATagatatttttggtgttttactTCCTAGGTGCAGGCATCattctctttttgtttctttttcagcTGGATGAATGGTTTTAGCTGGGCATGAGGTTGAGGAAGCTCTACAGGAGATTTCCAGATGCAGCAAAAGAATTGGAGCTTGTTTACCTTGCATGCCCTGGCCACATTCTAAGCTCATCTATTGCAGAAATGAGAGGCCGTTTTCTGTAGATAACTTCAGTTTTGGAGTTGCCTCAAACTTTTCATGGTTCATGCTGGTTCAATCCCTACAATTTTCTGTCATAATGTGTAATTTGTCATTCTGTGGTTTAGTTCAAGGATTGTTCtttatttggttgtttttaGCTTATAATGGATGTTTCACAATCTAGATTTCTCACGTAGAGTGAGTTTTGATCGAGCATGAAATCATCAATTAAGACAAATCTCGTTATGGAATAAGCACCAGCTGTTGAATGCATTCTATGCACCAGTACGTGGGATATGTTGAACCGAGCACATATCAATGGACACCGTGGACGATGGAAAACTTACGGGCCTGCCAAGTATCCTTAAGGTTCTTGATACCATCCAAGTTAAATAACTGCTGCGGAAGTTTTATCTCTGCTTTTGCGATTGCTGGTTCTGCAGAATGAGCAGATTGACTAAAAATTTCTACTCCTATCTGCAGACTTGAAATGTGATCTGGAGTTCATTTCTTTCCCTTCAACTCCAGCAACTCTGCCGAAAGAGCTTTCTTATGCCGCCCCGTAGATGCTACTCTATTATCTGTCcacaaatgcaattttttttacaggTGATGACGTGAAATATGTGAATGGAACCCTAATGTTTGTGTCCTGCGTTGATGGGGATCGCAAGCTCCCGTAAGTTTTACTTTGCAATCAGGATTCAGGGGTTGTTAGGCCATGATATTTGGTTAGCTAACAACCTTTGCACAAGCATGGTGGCCTCTCAATTGTCTAGAAGTCTTGGAAATAGTAACTATAAAATTCAGCTATGAAAAGTAAGACTTTCCTTTGGCTTTACACGGTAGGATTATCACCCCCACAACAGTCAACAATCAATCAGTTTGCTTGTAAAGACGTGAAAAAAGGATAATCTCTGGAAAAAAAATGCCAAGCTTAATCGTGAAACTCTACATTCCCTTCCCAAACTTCTCTCACTCGGCAACCCAGCCCTTTTGGAGTAACGTCTCCGCCCCATGAATCCATCCCCGCTAGCAACCCTTCTTTTACTGACAGTGTCGCTACCAAAGACATCCATGTCgaccccttctcttctctttccctCCGCGTTTTCCTTCCCGACACTTCTGTCACTTCCGCATTGCCTACACCCATGATTACAGCAGCTATTTTCCTCCCCCAGGTAACTTTACCGGACCGGAAGTTGCTTGTGATGCTGCAGTTTCACGGTGGTGGGTTTGTGAAGCGATGAATCGGTAGGAAGCGATACCTTTTATCGGAGTATAGTTAAATTGTGTGATGTTATTGTCGTGGCTGTTGGGTATAGATTGGCACCAGAGACCATGTATCCGGAGGCTTTTGAAGATGGGTTCAAGGTTTTGAATTGGTTTGCAAAACAATCTAATTTGGCTACTTGTGGAAGATTTGGTGCTCAAAGCCATATTTTTGACAGCTGTGGTGCTTCCATGGTTGAGCCTTGGTTGGCTGCTCATGGAGATACTTCCGGGTACCCATTTGGATCACTTGTCTGTCCTGTTCATCAGGCATCTAATTACATATTGATTTACTATttactcactttttttttttatggagtagTTTGCTCATCATGTATTACAGTAATAGTTGTCCAGAAAAGGATAACAGTAATGTCCAACCTTTTGCTTGTAATGGTTTAGCAGATCGTATTCTGGCCACTGGTTTGGCTGAGTTTGAAGAGAATCTAGCCATTAAagctcccaaaaaaaaaaaaaaatcaagtttgctTTCAAGAATTCATCATGGTCAAAATTCcatatattgtattttatttttgactcaTTGACAATGAAGGCATCCTGTTAAGTACACCATACAAGATACATCACTTGGTCACAAAACTCTTAATCAGTCTCCACGAGAAACATTCATAAGGTTTTAGAATTACAATAATGATAGTAGTCTATGCTCCTTTACTGAATTCATGGCTTTCATCTATTGCTAGAATGCTATCACTTGTATGCATGATAAATCCACTGAGGTTTCTCCTGTGTGAAATTTAACCTGTATCGCTGATGCGACAAAGTGAATAATTATCGGCTAACAGCTTCTTGTTATCTTACGTGCATGTTTTTTCAAACACTGAGATGTAAACTCGTTATgacttcaatttttgttttcaataaaagaaatcaagtgGCTGCTCTATGTGGGCAACATTGTTGGCTTTGAACTGATAACAGAAAGGAAACACAAGGGCTGTGTTTCACCTTACAGAATAACTCAAAGGGCTGCTGTATCATGTATTTTTCAACTTCCAATAGGGGTGACTGCCTCAAAGGCTTCTACAAGCAATGACACTTTTCTTTTCCGAGCCGAAGTCAGTTTAGCAACAACCTGTTGAAGCGTATAATCAAGCATCCATTCATCAGCATTTTTCCTTTCACCCGTGTCTTGGTGCCTTAAATGAACCTTTTCAGCTTCACTTGCAGGGTCCAAGGGCAGAAATCGTGGCTCCCttggattgaattttttcaCCTTTTCCAATGCCTTAACGAATCTCTTGAGGAGGATCACCTTTTTCAGATTGCTCCAGTTTTGCATAGCCGGCTTTGGCTTGTTTCCTGCTGGTGGTATTGGTTTTGCCTTTTCTTGTGCACTGATGTTATCAGAATTGAGCTGCTGTTCTTGTTGATACAGTGTGGTGCTCTCCTCTACTTTTGTGCTGTCAGATTTTTCAAAGCTTTCATTGGTGCCCTCAAAGGAAGATGAGATCAAAGGTTCCTCCCCTTCCCCAGCTTTCTTTTCTGTGTGCTCCTGGTCCTGGTCTTGAATTATGTCGCAGGCAACTGATTGATCATCTGGTGAATCTTCTTGAAATTCTGGAAGAGGGATTTGATCAATTGCTTCTTCTACCAGTCTAATGGTTTCAATCTGCTGGAGTTTAATCTTTTGGTTGCCCGCGTCATCATTATCCAATGTGTTCATTACAACCAATTGGTTGCCACCATCCCCTTGTTCTTCGTTCTCTGCTCCCTCAAGTAATGTCGCATTGCCTGATACCATGTGCTTATATATCAA
The Populus nigra chromosome 3, ddPopNigr1.1, whole genome shotgun sequence genome window above contains:
- the LOC133689702 gene encoding H/ACA ribonucleoprotein complex subunit 4, producing the protein MSEVELSRSEKKKHKKKTQETQTDANPTTDTDKDFMIKPQNFTPTIDTSQWPILLKNYDRLNVRTGHYTPLPSGHSPLKRPLAEYIRYGIMNLDKPANPSSHEVVAWIKRILRVEKTGHSGTLDPKVTGNLIVCIDRATRLVKSQQGAGKEYVCIARLHDKVPDVAKVARALETLTGAVFQRPPLISAVKRQLRIRTIYESKLLEYDADRHLVVFWISCEAGTYVRTMCVHLGLILGVGAHMQELRRVRSGILGEKDNMVTMHDVMDAQWVYDNYRDESYLRRAIMPLEVLLTSYKRLVVKDSAVNAICYGAKLMIPGLLRFENDIEAGEEVVLMTTKGEAVALGIAEMTTAVMATCDHGVVAKIKRVVMDRDTYPRKWGLGPRASIKKKLISEGKLDKHGKPNENTPHEWMRNLVLPPGGDSMVAGIAAAAAEPVVKEIGEEEKKKKNKDGADGEGRKRKLNESSDSPAAQVPAKKTKTEVENEESVKDKKVKEEPVEGSDDEKKEKKKKKKKSKEGGEAEKEVPVEGSEDEKKEKKKKKKSKEDAEVGNLEEKETEKSEKKKKKKDKGAEEAATVDNEKADGESDKSEKKKKKKKKDKDGEED